One segment of Campylobacter concisus DNA contains the following:
- a CDS encoding EI24 domain-containing protein produces MINLLRLGFKDFFTAKFIVLSILPLFLSIFSLAWLTIWSGGEIFDLLSDSAKNENFAFLEPNSALSFIAIKILSFSATKWIVSILFYILSTFLTIIVSIVIALIVAGFLTPVVAKEINKRHYNYVLKSEVSTARVLKVMMIEIMKFLGILLVCLPLLFVPVLNFFIINVPFFYIYYKLLLIDVGSNTLDSDKFELALLEGGGIKFIAFTLLFYLISLVPLVGLFFQLYFVIVLSHLFFEREALIKI; encoded by the coding sequence ATGATAAACCTTCTTCGCCTTGGTTTTAAAGATTTTTTTACAGCCAAATTTATAGTGCTATCCATCTTGCCACTTTTCCTTAGCATTTTTAGTCTTGCGTGGCTTACGATCTGGAGCGGCGGTGAGATATTTGATCTTTTAAGTGATAGCGCCAAAAATGAGAATTTTGCCTTTTTAGAGCCAAACTCGGCGCTCTCTTTTATCGCTATTAAAATTTTAAGCTTTAGCGCCACAAAATGGATAGTTAGTATACTTTTTTATATTCTGAGCACCTTTTTAACGATCATTGTTAGCATCGTGATTGCTCTAATCGTAGCTGGCTTTTTAACGCCGGTTGTGGCTAAAGAGATAAACAAAAGACACTACAACTACGTGCTTAAAAGCGAGGTTAGCACGGCTAGAGTGCTAAAGGTGATGATGATTGAGATCATGAAATTTCTTGGGATATTGCTCGTTTGCCTACCGCTTTTATTTGTACCAGTCTTAAATTTTTTCATCATAAACGTGCCGTTTTTTTATATCTATTACAAACTTTTACTGATAGACGTTGGCTCAAACACTCTTGATAGTGATAAATTTGAGCTAGCACTGCTTGAAGGCGGCGGGATAAAATTTATAGCTTTTACACTTTTGTTTTATCTCATCTCGCTTGTGCCGCTTGTGGGGCTATTTTTTCAGCTTTATTTCGTGATAGTCTTGTCGCACCTCTTTTTTGAGAGAGAGGCGCTTATAAAAATTTAG
- a CDS encoding acyl-CoA thioesterase has protein sequence MDILKDFGEPRIKQVMLPKDTNSAGNIFGGWIMSQIDLAGAQAAREISPERVVTISMKEIIFKQPVFVGDVLSCYAKIISVGKTSITTQIEVTALRLNPGGYRETIHVTSATATYVSVTKDGLKKPIDEKLKQLHGF, from the coding sequence ATGGATATTTTAAAAGATTTTGGTGAGCCGCGCATAAAACAAGTTATGTTGCCAAAAGATACAAACTCAGCTGGAAATATTTTTGGTGGCTGGATAATGAGTCAGATCGACCTTGCAGGTGCACAAGCTGCAAGAGAAATTTCTCCTGAACGCGTTGTGACGATTTCTATGAAAGAGATCATTTTCAAGCAACCTGTCTTTGTTGGCGATGTGCTAAGCTGCTACGCTAAAATCATCTCTGTTGGTAAAACCTCAATAACAACGCAAATAGAAGTAACCGCCCTTAGGCTAAATCCGGGCGGATATAGAGAAACTATACACGTTACTAGCGCTACCGCAACTTACGTAAGCGTGACGAAAGATGGACTTAAAAAGCCAATCGATGAGAAGTTAAAACAACTTCATGGATTTTAA
- a CDS encoding bifunctional diguanylate cyclase/phosphodiesterase, with protein sequence MDKVKTKITHWLAICFGVFLWSICDALMVLNQDVLLRAHSSYAYLDVFFMLPMISILAGVSIFLYSKFAASQEKLAIIMDSISVFFLIVILIYGIFDEVDILSMINNRSNIVFLSIVAINFLILFITLSEIFTSSLLHIKISGFYLISASILFTMLNLFIFYSQISNVNFGHKIDFLYIVPFFFLMIGAFHLKARNEYVTNTDKDISIGSKWLPIIIVLPLLLQEDLTSFSALISLFVLVVNAIVNYYVKSSIASRKILDYERNLHREMEKSMHERTNELMLANLRLQDMSEKDYLTDLGNRNFIVNELERMCKSISEDEEIAVYYINLSRFKSINTSYGHEIGDRILKLVAKRILEVCNRQETIARISADEFIVLAKMEINSHTKRLNLGIALKDAIEKPIQIDRYHFGLKCIIGIDVATKNSTANPRNIIKNADMAMYYAKKNPALNPMVYSDKISNEMHLSSSIEIALKKANLQEDLHVYFQPIFDLKIEKMIYAEVFLYWKSEKFGLMEASKFMKEVNVNSDILNDICSLLVSKTIECVDRWQKEKLLIPKISINVAQIQSKSEKFVLDFVSSLRSHHIKPGLFEIEFGEEIWTNNTKTLDKIFSILKENNIDVCIDNFGSGYTSFIYIRKYDVKRIKIASEFVAQASNSKIDAQIVSAIIDLAKAMKIKVGAKGVEKEEDIRFLKELDCNEVQGLFLSRPMSAEEFEDLVRQDPQMIAKV encoded by the coding sequence ATGGATAAAGTAAAAACCAAAATAACGCATTGGCTTGCAATATGTTTTGGTGTTTTTTTATGGTCTATTTGCGATGCATTAATGGTGTTAAATCAAGATGTATTATTGCGGGCTCATAGTTCTTATGCGTATCTTGATGTGTTTTTTATGTTGCCGATGATATCTATTTTAGCTGGTGTTAGTATATTTTTGTATTCAAAATTTGCAGCTAGTCAAGAGAAACTAGCCATCATTATGGATAGCATAAGTGTCTTTTTTTTAATAGTAATTTTAATATATGGTATTTTTGATGAAGTAGATATCTTATCGATGATAAATAATAGATCAAATATCGTTTTTCTATCTATTGTGGCCATAAATTTTCTTATACTTTTTATCACTTTAAGTGAGATTTTTACAAGCAGTTTGCTTCATATAAAAATTAGCGGCTTTTACCTTATATCAGCTAGCATTTTATTTACGATGCTAAATTTATTTATTTTCTATAGTCAGATCTCAAATGTAAATTTTGGCCATAAAATAGATTTTTTATATATCGTTCCTTTCTTCTTCTTGATGATAGGAGCTTTTCATTTAAAAGCTAGAAATGAATATGTTACAAATACCGATAAAGATATCTCAATAGGATCAAAATGGCTACCAATAATAATAGTTTTGCCTTTGCTATTACAAGAAGATCTAACATCTTTTAGTGCACTTATCTCACTTTTTGTTTTAGTTGTAAATGCTATTGTTAATTACTATGTTAAAAGCTCTATTGCAAGTAGAAAAATATTAGATTATGAGAGAAATCTTCATAGAGAGATGGAAAAGTCGATGCATGAGCGAACCAATGAACTTATGCTCGCAAATTTAAGGCTTCAAGATATGTCTGAGAAAGACTATCTAACAGACCTTGGCAATAGAAATTTTATAGTAAATGAGCTTGAGAGAATGTGTAAAAGCATCTCTGAAGATGAGGAAATCGCAGTTTATTATATAAATTTAAGCCGTTTTAAAAGCATAAATACATCTTACGGACATGAAATAGGCGATAGAATTTTAAAGCTAGTTGCAAAAAGGATACTTGAAGTTTGTAATAGACAAGAGACCATAGCAAGGATTAGTGCGGACGAATTTATCGTACTAGCAAAAATGGAGATAAATAGTCATACAAAACGCTTAAATCTTGGTATTGCCTTAAAAGATGCTATTGAAAAACCAATTCAAATAGATAGATATCACTTTGGGCTTAAGTGCATAATAGGCATAGACGTAGCAACAAAAAATAGCACGGCAAATCCAAGAAATATTATAAAAAATGCAGATATGGCAATGTATTACGCCAAGAAAAATCCAGCTTTAAATCCTATGGTTTATAGCGATAAAATTAGCAATGAAATGCACCTAAGCTCAAGTATCGAGATCGCGCTTAAAAAAGCTAATTTACAAGAAGACCTTCATGTATATTTTCAACCAATATTTGATCTAAAAATCGAAAAAATGATCTACGCAGAGGTTTTTTTATATTGGAAATCAGAAAAATTTGGCTTGATGGAAGCAAGCAAATTTATGAAAGAGGTCAATGTAAATAGTGATATCTTAAACGATATTTGCTCGCTTTTAGTTTCAAAGACCATAGAGTGTGTAGATAGATGGCAAAAAGAAAAACTCTTGATACCAAAAATAAGTATAAATGTTGCACAGATTCAAAGTAAATCAGAAAAATTTGTTTTAGATTTTGTTTCTAGCTTACGCTCGCATCATATAAAGCCAGGGCTTTTTGAAATAGAATTTGGCGAAGAAATATGGACAAATAATACTAAGACGCTCGATAAAATTTTTTCTATTCTTAAAGAAAATAATATAGACGTTTGTATAGATAATTTTGGCTCTGGATATACTTCATTTATTTATATTAGAAAATACGATGTTAAGCGTATAAAAATAGCAAGTGAATTTGTTGCTCAAGCATCAAATAGCAAAATAGATGCACAAATAGTATCTGCAATTATTGATTTAGCAAAGGCAATGAAGATAAAAGTTGGCGCAAAAGGCGTAGAAAAAGAAGAGGACATTCGTTTCTTAAAAGAGCTTGATTGTAATGAAGTGCAAGGACTTTTCCTATCTCGTCCTATGAGTGCAGAAGAATTTGAAGACCTTGTAAGACAAGATCCTCAAATGATAGCTAAAGTTTAA
- a CDS encoding putative bifunctional diguanylate cyclase/phosphodiesterase translates to MIALIVISTYDVFTTTMDFWIDEISFFGYDIVFKSSFFMLFVATLHLREGEANLKFRALRNDFDKILIQKLFVFAVFLTIMILYSWKINLTWLFSILVTLLAYGALSYTFSNVRKMDILIKREIHIKKVLNNQIESKVKELEETNRHLQRISKYDYLTNALNRQYFIARLEEMIKSKALGEKIDIYSIDINHFKAINDSYGHYIGDDVIAKFASNIESILPPNDSLFARSGGDDFIVVVKQNENVHCREFLHYLLKAISEPIVIDDYKIVLDAKIGISSTQTSEILADDFIMQSEAALEAAKKDASEKYVFYSDIKSIIQDRNYIEILLNSISFDEEFELKFQPQYLIEGKKIVGAEALVRWNSPIKGPVDQSKFIPIAEQSSIINAIGKWVAKNAIKQMAFWNEKYNTNLKIGINISPKQIDNINFASKFLSYIDRYGIDPSCVDVEITEASLVNAEEMMQSALSELSNRGICISIDDFGTGFSSMNYIKKYPMSRLKIAKELIDNIAINDIDKDVVKSVIALAKNVELKTIAEGVEDETQLEILRELGCDEVQGYLWGKPMSAEDFEKLIISAI, encoded by the coding sequence TTGATAGCGCTTATTGTAATAAGCACTTATGACGTTTTTACCACTACAATGGATTTTTGGATAGATGAAATATCCTTTTTTGGATACGACATTGTATTTAAGAGTTCATTTTTTATGTTGTTTGTTGCCACACTTCATTTAAGAGAGGGTGAGGCAAATCTAAAATTTAGGGCGCTCAGAAACGATTTTGATAAAATTTTAATACAAAAGCTATTTGTTTTTGCTGTATTTTTAACGATCATGATCTTGTACTCTTGGAAGATAAATTTGACATGGTTATTTTCTATTTTAGTTACTTTGCTTGCATACGGGGCATTATCTTATACGTTTTCTAATGTTAGAAAAATGGATATTTTAATTAAACGTGAAATACATATCAAAAAAGTGTTAAATAATCAGATAGAAAGTAAAGTAAAAGAGCTTGAAGAGACAAATAGGCACCTACAAAGGATCAGTAAATATGATTATTTGACAAATGCTCTAAATCGCCAGTATTTTATTGCAAGGCTTGAAGAGATGATAAAGTCAAAGGCACTTGGCGAAAAGATAGATATTTATAGTATTGACATAAACCATTTTAAAGCGATAAATGACTCGTATGGGCATTATATAGGTGATGATGTAATAGCAAAGTTTGCTTCAAATATTGAGTCAATATTGCCACCAAACGATTCCTTATTTGCAAGATCTGGCGGAGATGACTTTATCGTTGTTGTCAAGCAAAATGAAAATGTGCATTGCAGGGAATTTTTGCACTATCTACTAAAAGCTATTTCAGAGCCAATCGTTATAGATGATTATAAAATTGTACTTGATGCGAAAATAGGGATTAGCTCGACACAAACTAGTGAAATTTTGGCTGATGATTTTATCATGCAATCAGAAGCAGCACTAGAAGCAGCAAAGAAAGATGCATCTGAAAAGTATGTTTTTTATAGTGATATAAAAAGCATTATTCAGGATAGAAACTATATAGAAATATTGCTAAATAGCATAAGCTTTGATGAAGAATTTGAGCTAAAATTTCAGCCCCAATATCTAATAGAAGGTAAAAAAATAGTAGGAGCAGAGGCTCTTGTTAGGTGGAACTCTCCTATAAAAGGTCCAGTGGATCAATCAAAATTTATCCCAATAGCCGAACAAAGCTCTATTATCAATGCGATAGGAAAATGGGTGGCAAAAAATGCTATAAAACAAATGGCCTTTTGGAATGAAAAATATAATACAAACCTAAAAATAGGCATAAATATCTCACCAAAACAGATTGATAATATAAATTTTGCATCTAAATTTTTAAGTTATATAGATAGATACGGCATCGATCCATCTTGTGTAGATGTTGAGATCACTGAGGCTAGCCTCGTTAATGCCGAAGAGATGATGCAAAGTGCGTTATCTGAGCTTTCAAATAGAGGAATTTGCATATCCATAGATGATTTTGGTACCGGTTTTTCATCGATGAATTACATCAAAAAATATCCTATGAGTCGCCTAAAGATCGCTAAAGAGCTGATAGATAATATTGCTATAAATGATATAGATAAAGACGTGGTAAAAAGCGTTATAGCTCTAGCTAAAAATGTGGAGCTAAAGACTATTGCTGAAGGCGTCGAAGATGAAACCCAGCTTGAAATTTTAAGAGAGCTTGGATGCGATGAGGTGCAAGGGTATCTTTGGGGCAAGCCAATGAGTGCAGAGGATTTTGAAAAGCTTATAATAAGTGCTATTTAA
- a CDS encoding dUTP diphosphatase → MNERTIILEMLKMQQSLNDETNGLGWENGYTNKNKLISWRRCIYMECAELIDSFAWKHWKSIDAKTDEQNLRIEVVDIWHFIMSLALQIYKSKQLGDIETLADDICQSSGFSEFCKEPLKIEDESIYEIMNDVEMLIHECSGFDYDIFDILKIYFSMSLKCGVNLYSLYECYIAKNVLNRFRQNNGYKEGSYKKNWNGREDNEVMSEILSNGVSKIDEIYAALEHEYKKVK, encoded by the coding sequence ATGAATGAAAGAACGATTATTTTAGAGATGTTAAAGATGCAGCAAAGCCTAAATGATGAGACAAATGGGCTTGGCTGGGAAAATGGTTATACTAATAAAAATAAATTAATCAGCTGGAGGCGCTGCATATATATGGAGTGCGCTGAGCTAATCGATAGCTTTGCATGGAAGCACTGGAAGAGCATTGATGCTAAGACTGATGAGCAAAATTTGCGCATAGAAGTTGTTGATATTTGGCACTTTATTATGAGTCTAGCTTTACAAATTTATAAATCAAAACAGCTTGGAGATATAGAAACTTTGGCCGATGATATTTGCCAATCAAGCGGATTTAGTGAGTTTTGCAAAGAGCCACTAAAGATCGAAGACGAGAGCATTTATGAGATAATGAATGATGTTGAAATGCTTATACATGAGTGTAGCGGGTTTGACTACGATATATTTGATATTTTAAAAATTTACTTCTCTATGTCTTTAAAATGTGGCGTAAATTTATACTCACTTTATGAGTGCTACATCGCTAAAAACGTGCTAAATCGCTTCCGTCAAAATAATGGCTACAAAGAAGGCAGCTATAAGAAAAATTGGAACGGACGCGAAGATAATGAAGTGATGAGTGAAATTTTGTCAAATGGCGTTAGCAAGATTGATGAAATTTATGCCGCACTTGAGCACGAGTATAAAAAGGTGAAATGA
- the ciaB gene encoding invasion protein CiaB, with amino-acid sequence MNDFKRLNELTKEQKNKLNAIYKNLDDDIINEAVKICGLAGTPSQKLALARRIVDLKVDPLQNDLKKLNLGEDEQKRVLNLMYGYVRNLYENLHAKLLEKAKEEKILDPFNQAFVQAMHELGLSLNAWQISWQEKIIDTANKEFEAKFKDLSQANEFITKNTLFQCDSNGVRADRTYGAVVKEGDKFSFLPYALAFKDEVRELKSVFVKNLEILRNLAKNDEQKSYVKYLEKLQNAFCEEDNAKVINAWQEAEIAWMDVKGALQPGHPLEYYEDAYTHAVALEWDIRLVDSEGIDELKFKEKVAKTYESVCEKIKFDNAETNKVVSENIARTQLYISVPMIYYAAELNGLFSAQVVPNDESVSAKCGKKIFAFVNHVYEGAKAKPFMKLGVEIFSKEFLDFGREILFLKPKIWKKVYEISTIGHEFGHILFIGLDTEMSMNKSGVFKFIEEYKATTGGLVNFFLHEEAEYKMAVFHELIARAVGLIAWRKVDEVRAYYCEGLIHLSLLFRAGVLKFDGKLSVDMSEQAYAKFKEICLENYFDLAQIYAEKVDASTFLEKFCQKDELSYLPKDEECKKFVEHFYARYEAIGNDVDDSGEWQRWQSLAKKAEKDI; translated from the coding sequence ATGAACGATTTTAAAAGATTAAATGAACTTACAAAAGAGCAAAAAAACAAGCTAAATGCTATTTATAAAAATTTAGATGATGACATTATAAACGAAGCTGTTAAAATTTGTGGTCTTGCTGGCACACCAAGCCAAAAACTAGCCCTTGCAAGAAGGATAGTAGATCTTAAAGTTGATCCGCTTCAAAATGATCTAAAAAAGCTAAATTTAGGCGAAGACGAGCAAAAACGAGTGCTAAATTTAATGTATGGCTACGTTAGAAATTTATATGAAAACCTGCACGCCAAGCTTTTAGAAAAGGCCAAAGAAGAGAAAATTTTAGATCCGTTTAACCAAGCTTTTGTGCAGGCGATGCATGAACTTGGGCTTAGTCTAAATGCGTGGCAAATTTCATGGCAAGAAAAGATAATAGACACTGCAAACAAAGAGTTTGAGGCTAAATTTAAAGATTTAAGCCAGGCAAATGAGTTTATCACTAAAAATACTTTATTTCAGTGTGATAGTAACGGCGTAAGGGCTGATAGAACGTATGGCGCGGTAGTAAAGGAAGGTGATAAATTTAGCTTTTTGCCTTACGCACTTGCTTTTAAAGATGAGGTTAGAGAGCTTAAAAGTGTTTTTGTTAAAAATCTTGAAATTTTAAGAAATTTAGCCAAAAACGACGAGCAAAAATCTTACGTAAAATACCTTGAAAAGCTACAAAATGCCTTTTGTGAAGAAGATAATGCAAAGGTGATAAACGCTTGGCAAGAGGCTGAGATAGCGTGGATGGATGTAAAAGGTGCGCTTCAGCCGGGTCATCCACTAGAGTACTACGAGGATGCCTACACGCACGCAGTTGCGCTAGAGTGGGATATCAGGCTGGTTGATAGCGAGGGCATTGATGAGCTTAAATTTAAAGAAAAAGTGGCAAAAACTTACGAAAGCGTTTGCGAAAAGATCAAATTTGATAACGCCGAGACAAACAAGGTAGTTAGCGAAAATATCGCTAGAACGCAGCTTTATATAAGCGTGCCGATGATCTATTACGCAGCGGAGCTAAACGGGCTTTTTAGCGCTCAAGTCGTACCAAATGATGAGAGTGTGAGCGCAAAATGCGGCAAGAAAATTTTTGCCTTTGTAAATCACGTCTACGAGGGCGCAAAGGCAAAGCCTTTTATGAAGCTTGGGGTTGAAATTTTTAGCAAAGAATTTTTGGATTTTGGCAGAGAGATTTTATTTTTAAAGCCAAAAATTTGGAAAAAAGTCTATGAAATCTCAACGATCGGCCATGAGTTTGGACACATACTCTTTATCGGGCTTGATACGGAGATGAGCATGAATAAAAGTGGCGTCTTTAAATTTATAGAAGAGTACAAGGCGACAACTGGTGGGCTAGTAAATTTTTTCTTGCACGAAGAGGCGGAGTATAAAATGGCTGTCTTTCACGAGCTAATCGCCCGTGCTGTTGGGCTTATCGCGTGGCGAAAGGTTGATGAGGTGAGGGCGTACTACTGCGAGGGGCTCATACATCTTAGCCTGCTTTTTAGAGCTGGAGTGCTTAAATTTGATGGCAAACTAAGCGTGGATATGAGCGAGCAAGCTTACGCTAAATTTAAAGAAATTTGCTTAGAGAACTACTTTGACCTAGCACAAATATACGCTGAAAAAGTTGATGCGAGCACATTTTTGGAGAAATTTTGCCAAAAAGATGAACTAAGCTATCTGCCAAAAGATGAAGAGTGCAAGAAATTTGTTGAGCATTTTTACGCTAGATACGAAGCTATCGGCAACGACGTCGATGATAGCGGTGAGTGGCAAAGGTGGCAAAGCTTAGCCAAAAAGGCAGAGAAAGATATATAA
- a CDS encoding ATP/GTP-binding protein, whose translation MQTNFYSQGSYNNMSFSMKTSSGDEISFSMYDNKSLEFSSQKNGTSSQRSLALTHEYGYEFLYKGNGIDEQDMKEIEEAMKQIRPQVDEFMKNVKEGDKIAGSSQSISDLSNKIKQMLPTAKDLNHKNFINDNMLKMFDELLAKNDANKNLLSATKRLFDTLLDESNKVSYYA comes from the coding sequence ATGCAAACAAATTTTTACTCTCAAGGAAGCTACAACAACATGAGCTTTTCGATGAAAACTAGCTCAGGCGATGAGATAAGCTTTTCGATGTATGACAACAAAAGTTTGGAGTTTTCCAGCCAGAAAAATGGCACTTCTAGCCAAAGAAGTCTTGCTCTCACGCACGAATACGGCTATGAGTTTTTATATAAAGGAAACGGCATAGACGAGCAAGATATGAAAGAGATCGAAGAGGCGATGAAGCAAATTCGCCCACAAGTTGATGAATTTATGAAAAACGTCAAAGAGGGCGACAAGATCGCTGGTAGTAGCCAAAGCATAAGTGATCTTTCAAACAAGATCAAGCAAATGTTGCCTACCGCAAAAGATCTAAATCACAAAAATTTCATAAATGACAATATGCTAAAGATGTTTGACGAGCTTCTAGCTAAAAATGATGCAAATAAAAATCTACTAAGTGCTACAAAAAGGCTATTTGATACATTGCTTGATGAGAGCAACAAAGTATCTTACTATGCGTAA
- a CDS encoding L-arabinose ABC transporter, whose protein sequence is MCCFGTRIFLLMLITVLSFVFAKLWPVLPVVCYYFILANLLSILMFSLFFKGLLPSFVKVNAIHYFSLIGGFLGAFLTMLIFKKVAKDKFNLVELIIFLIWIVILLFVVFKFQAILDIFRGI, encoded by the coding sequence ATGTGTTGTTTTGGGACTAGGATCTTTTTGCTGATGCTTATCACTGTTTTAAGCTTCGTTTTTGCTAAGCTTTGGCCTGTTTTGCCAGTCGTTTGCTACTACTTTATACTCGCAAATTTGCTCTCAATTTTGATGTTTTCACTATTTTTTAAAGGGCTTTTGCCAAGCTTTGTAAAAGTAAATGCGATCCACTATTTCTCGCTAATTGGCGGCTTTTTAGGAGCATTTTTAACAATGCTTATTTTTAAAAAAGTAGCAAAGGATAAGTTTAACCTAGTTGAGCTCATCATCTTTTTGATCTGGATTGTTATATTGCTCTTTGTTGTCTTTAAATTTCAAGCCATTCTTGATATTTTTAGAGGAATTTAG
- a CDS encoding Crp/Fnr family transcriptional regulator has product MKKSRLGLLQTQILDILTQSELDKFEYKNLPKTSIIYAEEIKIIILKSGCAKLSFFEDGEEFILYRLEANNIAVLDDNCAFEILEDAKIYSINLSEISEILSNVNVVDEILKAALNAIIVQRQIIKSILFEDAKGRIANFLIELAKEQDLKQNGYHYIFLPFSLKVLSSFVGLKRQSASTAFNELIKNDIIRKITPHEFLIIDYEKLESYTN; this is encoded by the coding sequence ATGAAAAAATCACGTTTAGGCCTTTTGCAAACACAAATTTTAGATATCCTAACTCAATCCGAGCTTGATAAATTTGAGTACAAAAACCTTCCAAAAACAAGCATCATCTACGCAGAAGAGATCAAAATCATCATTTTAAAAAGTGGCTGTGCAAAGCTTTCGTTTTTTGAAGATGGGGAAGAATTTATCCTTTACCGTTTGGAAGCAAACAACATTGCTGTTCTTGATGATAATTGTGCTTTTGAAATTTTAGAAGACGCAAAAATTTACTCCATAAACTTAAGCGAAATAAGTGAAATTTTATCAAATGTAAATGTTGTAGATGAAATTTTAAAAGCGGCATTAAACGCCATCATCGTACAACGCCAGATAATAAAATCTATACTTTTTGAAGATGCAAAGGGTAGGATTGCAAATTTTTTAATCGAACTTGCAAAGGAGCAGGATCTAAAGCAAAATGGATATCACTACATATTTTTACCATTTTCTCTAAAAGTACTCTCAAGCTTCGTAGGACTTAAAAGGCAAAGTGCTTCAACTGCATTTAATGAGCTTATAAAAAACGACATCATAAGAAAAATAACGCCACATGAATTTTTGATCATAGATTACGAAAAGCTTGAAAGTTACACAAACTAA